In Thermus antranikianii DSM 12462, one DNA window encodes the following:
- a CDS encoding ABC transporter ATP-binding protein → MLEVRGLSLLYGKAQILFGVDLEVRQGELVCLVGPNGAGKTSLLRAISGLTRLEAWLHRGTRAGEIKLQGKVLFQGRRIDGLFPHEIARFGLVLCPERRRPFRELSVEENLLAGGLLLPKAEVRPCLEYVYSLFPRLAERRRQRAGDLSGGEQQMLALGRALMGKPRLLAIDEPSTGLAPKVRALVLEQVARVRKEGVTVLLVEQEAAQALALADRAYVLSNGRLVRQGEAKALLEDPSFQRTYLGL, encoded by the coding sequence ATGCTTGAGGTGCGGGGGCTCTCCTTGCTCTACGGCAAGGCCCAGATCCTCTTCGGGGTGGACCTAGAGGTGCGGCAGGGGGAGCTCGTCTGCCTGGTGGGGCCCAACGGTGCAGGCAAGACCAGCCTGCTCAGGGCCATCTCCGGGCTAACCCGCCTCGAGGCCTGGCTCCACCGGGGCACCCGGGCCGGGGAAATCAAGCTCCAAGGCAAGGTCCTCTTCCAAGGTCGGCGCATTGATGGCCTCTTCCCCCACGAGATCGCCCGGTTTGGCCTGGTCCTCTGCCCCGAACGGCGGCGGCCTTTCCGGGAGCTATCCGTGGAGGAAAACCTCCTGGCGGGGGGGCTTCTTCTGCCCAAGGCCGAGGTGCGGCCGTGCCTGGAATACGTCTACAGCCTTTTCCCTAGGCTCGCGGAGCGCAGGCGGCAGCGGGCGGGGGACCTCTCCGGGGGGGAACAGCAGATGCTCGCCCTGGGCCGGGCGCTCATGGGTAAGCCCAGACTGCTCGCCATTGACGAACCCTCCACCGGGCTTGCCCCCAAGGTGCGGGCCCTGGTCCTAGAGCAGGTAGCCCGGGTGCGAAAGGAGGGCGTAACGGTGCTTCTGGTGGAGCAGGAGGCGGCCCAGGCCCTTGCCCTGGCAGACCGAGCCTACGTGCTCTCCAACGGCCGCCTGGTCCGCCAGGGGGAGGCCAAGGCCCTCCTGGAAGACCCGTCATTCCAGAGGACGTACCTAGGCCTTTGA
- a CDS encoding thiamine pyrophosphate-binding protein: MTARESAHRWLKERGIPWVFGNPGSTEIPFLLGLEEVAGYVLALHEGVAVAMAEGYAQASGQVAVVNLHAAPGLGNAIGALYTARKNRSPLLVTVGQQDRRHLFRDPLLSGPLVEMAHPVAKVAFSVERGADLPEALERAYHLALTPPRGPVVVAIPMDLWEEEAPPPRCKALHLPGMAQGLEALAESLDRATRPALVLGGGADTPLARQAAFRLAEALEAPVFSDPISPRHPFPTQHPLYRGVLPPVAQRIRGILEAFDAVLVAGAPCFLLYPYSPGPAVPTGTRVFLLTDDPEEAARAEAQEVYLGHVALGLEFLSQRVRPRAGAPPQGVFAPLPTPQSPSGRLNPPYAAARLAQALSPRFVVDEAISLSGVFRRHLRQEGGGYLHGASGGLGFAAPAALGAALAGQRAAAVVGEGSFLFAPQVLYTARELRADVVFVVLNNGGYGILKGFAQSLYPGQAERVPGLALSGVDFCQLAQAFGVPAARVEDPEGLEAALASLPSGPFLLEVVVDPTPHPAF; this comes from the coding sequence ATGACCGCACGGGAGAGCGCCCATAGGTGGCTCAAGGAGCGGGGTATCCCTTGGGTTTTCGGCAATCCAGGCTCTACCGAGATTCCCTTTCTCCTGGGCCTGGAGGAGGTGGCCGGTTACGTTCTCGCCCTCCACGAGGGGGTGGCGGTGGCCATGGCCGAGGGGTACGCCCAGGCCAGCGGCCAGGTGGCCGTGGTGAACCTCCATGCAGCGCCGGGCCTGGGAAACGCCATAGGGGCGCTTTATACTGCCCGGAAAAACCGCTCGCCCCTTCTCGTCACCGTGGGCCAGCAGGACCGGCGGCACCTCTTCCGCGACCCTCTCCTCTCCGGACCCCTGGTGGAGATGGCGCACCCCGTTGCCAAGGTTGCCTTCTCCGTGGAACGGGGAGCCGACCTGCCGGAGGCCCTGGAGCGGGCCTACCACCTGGCTCTGACCCCCCCTCGAGGGCCCGTGGTGGTGGCCATTCCCATGGACCTTTGGGAAGAGGAGGCCCCACCTCCTCGGTGCAAAGCCCTCCACCTTCCGGGTATGGCCCAAGGCTTGGAGGCCTTGGCCGAGAGCCTGGACCGGGCTACCCGACCGGCCCTGGTCCTGGGGGGAGGAGCGGACACCCCCTTGGCCCGCCAGGCGGCCTTCCGCCTCGCTGAGGCCTTGGAGGCCCCCGTGTTCTCCGACCCCATAAGCCCGCGCCACCCGTTCCCCACACAACATCCCCTTTACCGGGGGGTACTGCCTCCCGTGGCCCAGCGGATCCGGGGGATCCTCGAGGCCTTTGATGCGGTCCTGGTGGCCGGTGCGCCCTGCTTTCTCCTCTACCCTTACTCCCCGGGCCCCGCGGTGCCCACGGGCACCCGGGTCTTCCTCCTTACCGACGATCCCGAGGAGGCGGCCCGGGCGGAGGCCCAGGAGGTCTACTTGGGCCACGTGGCCCTGGGGCTGGAGTTCCTCTCCCAGCGGGTCCGGCCCCGGGCGGGAGCACCGCCCCAGGGGGTCTTTGCCCCTTTGCCTACCCCCCAAAGCCCCTCGGGCCGCCTCAACCCCCCCTACGCGGCGGCTCGCCTTGCCCAGGCCCTGTCCCCCAGGTTCGTCGTGGACGAGGCCATCTCCCTAAGTGGGGTCTTTCGGCGCCACCTGCGGCAGGAGGGGGGAGGCTACCTACACGGGGCGAGCGGGGGGTTGGGCTTCGCGGCGCCGGCCGCTTTGGGGGCTGCGTTGGCTGGCCAAAGGGCTGCGGCGGTGGTGGGGGAGGGGAGCTTCCTCTTCGCACCCCAGGTCCTCTACACGGCCCGCGAGCTCCGGGCGGATGTGGTGTTCGTGGTCCTGAATAACGGAGGGTACGGCATCCTCAAGGGGTTTGCCCAAAGCCTCTACCCGGGCCAGGCGGAGCGGGTTCCGGGCCTCGCCCTTTCGGGGGTGGATTTCTGCCAGCTAGCCCAGGCCTTCGGCGTTCCCGCAGCCCGGGTGGAGGACCCTGAGGGTCTGGAGGCGGCCTTGGCTTCGCTTCCCTCTGGGCCCTTCCTCCTGGAGGTGGTGGTGGACCCCACGCCCCACCCCGCCTTCTAA
- a CDS encoding TRAP transporter permease — MEGRWDRLPAWARGWVRAASLLGLTLILYYLLGSPLVGFALLDFSYYWLLLALYLPVVFLLFPARPQDTRPRWYDYALALGVSAAGVFLAHHGPSMVLRPWTNPEAPWQVALALFLLGVVLEGARRVGGMGFALVALVLAAYPLLAPYLPGLLWGPSLPWQEVLGYAIYSTQGLMGLPMRTVGELLVGFLVLAAFLVALGAGQVFLEVASALFGWARGGAAKVSVVASAFFGSLSGSILSNVASTGSLTIPAMIRSGFSRSYAAAVEACASTGGVLMPPVMGAVAFVMANLLGVPYGQVVAAALLPSLLYYLSLFAHVDLYAARHGLRGLPRAELPPLGPSLGRGLPFLMALGFLVFALLYLRLERLAPFYALGFLLLAAGRRLRWEALDRALVGAASLIGQTLALILPVGLILAGLVGTGVAPALTGALVRMGAENLYLVLLVGVAIAFVLGMAGVMVAAYILLAVTLAPALVRIGEFNPLAVHLFIAYWSMLSAITPPVAVAAFLAARIAGASPMGASFTAVRLGLAIYFLPFFFLFEPALILQGSLFSVAYHVVFAVLGLLFLVGALEGYFWGLGPLPLWARGVFGVGGILCAIPETLTSFLALPGLLLVALALGLRRRVGQRGGMEG; from the coding sequence ATGGAGGGCCGGTGGGACAGGCTTCCCGCGTGGGCTCGAGGCTGGGTACGGGCCGCTTCGCTCCTGGGCCTCACCTTAATCCTCTACTACCTCCTGGGTAGCCCCCTCGTGGGCTTTGCCCTCCTGGACTTCAGCTATTACTGGTTGCTTTTGGCCCTCTACCTGCCCGTGGTCTTTCTCCTCTTCCCCGCCCGTCCCCAAGACACCCGGCCCCGGTGGTACGACTACGCCCTCGCCTTGGGCGTGTCGGCGGCAGGAGTCTTCCTCGCCCATCACGGCCCGAGCATGGTCCTTCGGCCTTGGACCAACCCGGAAGCCCCTTGGCAGGTGGCGTTGGCCCTCTTTCTCCTGGGGGTGGTGCTGGAGGGGGCGAGGCGGGTGGGGGGGATGGGTTTCGCCTTGGTGGCCCTGGTCCTTGCCGCTTATCCCTTGCTGGCTCCTTACCTGCCGGGCCTCCTCTGGGGACCTTCCCTCCCATGGCAGGAGGTGTTGGGCTACGCCATCTACTCCACCCAGGGGCTCATGGGCTTGCCGATGCGCACCGTAGGCGAGCTATTGGTGGGTTTCCTCGTCCTGGCTGCCTTCTTGGTGGCCTTGGGGGCAGGACAGGTCTTCCTGGAGGTGGCCTCGGCCCTTTTCGGCTGGGCTCGAGGGGGGGCCGCCAAGGTGAGCGTGGTGGCAAGCGCCTTTTTCGGCAGCCTGAGCGGGAGCATCCTCTCCAATGTGGCGAGTACGGGAAGCCTCACCATCCCCGCCATGATCCGCTCGGGGTTTTCCCGGAGCTACGCCGCAGCGGTAGAGGCCTGCGCCTCCACAGGGGGTGTGCTCATGCCCCCGGTGATGGGGGCCGTGGCCTTCGTTATGGCCAACCTCTTGGGCGTGCCGTATGGCCAGGTGGTGGCCGCCGCCCTCCTGCCCTCCCTGCTCTACTACCTGTCCCTCTTCGCCCACGTGGACCTCTACGCTGCCCGCCACGGGCTTCGGGGCCTGCCGAGGGCCGAACTACCTCCTTTGGGGCCAAGCCTAGGCCGGGGGCTTCCCTTCCTGATGGCCTTGGGCTTTCTGGTCTTCGCCCTTTTGTACCTCCGCTTGGAACGCCTCGCCCCCTTCTACGCCCTGGGCTTTCTCCTCTTGGCCGCGGGCAGAAGGCTGCGCTGGGAAGCCTTGGACCGGGCCCTGGTGGGCGCCGCCTCCCTCATCGGCCAGACCCTGGCCCTCATCCTCCCCGTGGGGCTCATCCTCGCCGGGCTTGTGGGGACGGGGGTGGCCCCGGCCCTCACGGGGGCTCTGGTGCGGATGGGAGCGGAAAACCTCTACCTGGTCCTCTTGGTGGGCGTGGCTATCGCCTTCGTCTTGGGGATGGCGGGGGTGATGGTGGCCGCCTATATCCTCCTCGCCGTGACCCTGGCCCCCGCTCTTGTGCGCATCGGGGAGTTTAACCCCTTGGCGGTTCACCTCTTCATCGCCTACTGGTCCATGCTCTCCGCCATCACCCCCCCTGTGGCCGTGGCCGCCTTTTTGGCTGCCCGCATCGCGGGGGCTTCCCCCATGGGGGCGAGCTTCACCGCGGTCAGGCTAGGGCTTGCCATCTACTTCCTCCCCTTCTTTTTCCTCTTTGAACCTGCCCTAATCCTTCAAGGAAGCCTTTTCTCGGTGGCCTACCATGTGGTCTTTGCGGTCCTGGGGCTCCTCTTTCTGGTGGGGGCCCTGGAAGGGTATTTCTGGGGCTTGGGCCCCCTCCCCCTTTGGGCGAGGGGCGTCTTTGGGGTGGGAGGGATCCTTTGCGCCATCCCGGAAACCCTCACCAGCTTCCTCGCCCTTCCGGGGCTTTTGCTCGTGGCCCTGGCCCTGGGCTTGCGCCGGCGGGTGGGGCAGAGGGGAGGCATGGAAGGATGA
- a CDS encoding TAXI family TRAP transporter solute-binding subunit: MAWKKVFVWAFLSSLLVSFAQGTGPWPRQLLFGSTEVGTAGYSLLVAWSGEFSAATGVQVRVSPGATPTITGWLLERRVDFISAPLTVLVESLDGEPGYRPGPLRVVYPAILTPWGLMTRGDTPYRRVQDIGPGVRVAWPPFSYFHRILDGLFACRGMSREQARLVPVANYNANSRVIAEGGADIAFTSPVSDVNVEVEGNPRGIRWLPVPTPQEDRTCLLRWQRAYPLLKLVRPADVGVTSARGVRTFVIPSVYYTRADVDEALVYQLVKWWDENHALYGDKHAMARYQTLESLRFVVENLSVPLHPGTVRYLKEKGLWNQAMEAKQIASVRLADQYATLYERALALARSRRISTDPASEAWQRFWREFLAQNRVPRFSEAWRP; this comes from the coding sequence ATGGCTTGGAAGAAAGTCTTTGTGTGGGCTTTCCTTTCGTCACTCCTCGTGAGCTTTGCCCAGGGAACGGGTCCTTGGCCAAGGCAGCTCCTCTTCGGCTCCACGGAGGTGGGCACGGCGGGCTATTCCCTGCTGGTGGCCTGGTCAGGGGAGTTTTCCGCCGCTACGGGGGTCCAGGTGCGGGTTTCCCCCGGCGCCACGCCCACCATTACGGGGTGGCTATTGGAGCGTCGGGTGGACTTCATCTCCGCGCCGCTCACGGTGCTGGTGGAGTCCTTGGACGGGGAGCCGGGGTACCGCCCCGGGCCCCTGCGGGTGGTTTACCCGGCCATCCTAACCCCCTGGGGTCTCATGACCCGCGGGGATACCCCTTACCGGCGGGTGCAGGACATAGGGCCGGGGGTACGGGTAGCCTGGCCCCCCTTCTCCTACTTCCACCGCATTTTGGATGGCCTCTTTGCCTGCCGGGGGATGAGCCGGGAACAGGCGCGCTTGGTGCCCGTGGCTAACTACAACGCCAATTCTCGGGTGATTGCCGAGGGCGGGGCGGATATAGCCTTCACCTCGCCCGTGTCAGACGTGAACGTGGAGGTGGAGGGGAACCCCAGGGGGATACGCTGGCTCCCCGTGCCCACACCGCAGGAAGACCGTACCTGCCTTCTGCGTTGGCAGCGGGCTTACCCCCTTCTCAAGCTCGTCCGGCCCGCAGACGTAGGGGTTACCTCGGCCCGGGGGGTGCGGACCTTCGTCATCCCTAGCGTCTACTACACCCGGGCCGACGTGGACGAGGCCCTGGTCTACCAGCTCGTGAAGTGGTGGGACGAGAACCATGCCCTCTATGGGGACAAGCATGCCATGGCCCGCTACCAAACCCTGGAGAGCCTGCGCTTCGTGGTGGAAAACCTTTCCGTGCCCCTCCATCCCGGGACCGTGCGCTACCTGAAGGAGAAGGGGCTATGGAATCAGGCGATGGAGGCGAAGCAGATAGCCTCTGTACGCCTTGCGGACCAGTACGCCACCCTTTACGAAAGGGCCTTGGCCCTCGCGCGTTCCCGCCGCATCAGCACCGATCCCGCAAGCGAAGCGTGGCAGCGCTTCTGGCGGGAATTCCTGGCGCAAAACCGCGTGCCCCGCTTCTCCGAGGCTTGGAGGCCCTAG
- a CDS encoding TetR/AcrR family transcriptional regulator yields the protein MERREQILTVAGYLFSQRGYHATSMRELAKHLNLQGGSLYAHITSKEELLLEVVRQAAERFLGVLEGLKGDPVSKLKSLVRGHLEVIAQELPRATVFFHEWKHLSPPLLEEAKALRRRYEEGVQAVIREGMEQGVFRVENLRLATLFVLSALNWTYQWYRPEGPLTLEELSEAYATLILRALGVEANKEKGGENG from the coding sequence ATGGAGCGGCGCGAGCAAATCCTCACCGTTGCAGGCTACCTCTTCAGCCAGCGAGGCTACCACGCCACCAGCATGCGGGAGCTGGCCAAGCACCTCAACCTCCAGGGGGGAAGCCTGTACGCCCACATCACTTCCAAGGAGGAGCTTCTCTTGGAGGTGGTGCGCCAGGCTGCGGAGAGGTTCCTGGGGGTCCTGGAAGGGCTTAAGGGCGACCCCGTGTCCAAGCTGAAAAGCCTGGTACGGGGCCACCTTGAGGTCATCGCCCAGGAACTTCCCCGGGCCACGGTCTTCTTCCACGAGTGGAAACACCTCTCCCCTCCCCTTCTGGAGGAGGCCAAGGCCTTAAGGCGCCGCTACGAGGAAGGTGTGCAGGCGGTGATCCGGGAAGGAATGGAACAAGGGGTCTTCCGGGTGGAAAACCTCCGCCTGGCCACCCTCTTTGTCCTTTCCGCCCTGAACTGGACGTACCAGTGGTACCGGCCCGAAGGGCCCCTTACCTTGGAGGAACTTTCGGAAGCCTACGCCACCCTCATCCTGAGGGCCTTGGGCGTGGAGGCTAATAAGGAGAAAGGAGGCGAGAATGGTTAA
- the paaA gene encoding 1,2-phenylacetyl-CoA epoxidase subunit PaaA, which translates to MVKLKIGYPEDPDYQERLEEFEARIARGEKIEPGDWMPAEYRRQLIRMISQHAHSEWVGMLPEGAWITRAPSIRRKLILLAKVQDEAGHGQYLYHAAETLGITREEMVEAFLSGRAKYSNIFNYPTLTWADVAIIGWLVDGMAIKNQTMLAQCSYGPYSRAMVRICAEETFHHKQGKEAVLLYARGSKKQRQMVQDALNRWWWPTLMMAGPHDTDSAHTPLLLRWGIKTKTNDQVRQEFLNEHVPELLDAGLTIPDPDLRYDEKTGNWIHGPIPWDEFWKVINGEGPMNRHRLMARRRAHEEGRWVREALEAYGKRRLAQAAD; encoded by the coding sequence ATGGTTAAGCTCAAGATCGGCTACCCAGAGGATCCCGACTACCAGGAAAGGCTTGAGGAGTTTGAGGCCCGTATTGCCCGGGGGGAAAAGATCGAGCCCGGGGACTGGATGCCCGCCGAGTACCGGCGCCAGCTCATCCGCATGATCTCCCAGCACGCCCATAGCGAGTGGGTGGGCATGCTTCCTGAGGGCGCTTGGATTACCCGGGCTCCCTCCATCCGGCGGAAGCTCATCCTGCTGGCCAAGGTTCAGGACGAGGCCGGACACGGGCAATACCTCTACCACGCCGCCGAAACCCTGGGGATCACCCGGGAAGAAATGGTGGAGGCCTTCCTTTCCGGCAGGGCCAAGTACTCCAACATCTTTAACTATCCCACCCTCACCTGGGCGGACGTGGCCATCATCGGCTGGCTGGTGGACGGCATGGCCATAAAGAACCAGACCATGCTGGCCCAGTGCTCCTACGGGCCCTACTCCCGGGCCATGGTCCGCATCTGCGCTGAGGAAACCTTCCACCACAAGCAGGGGAAGGAGGCGGTTCTCCTCTACGCCAGGGGCTCCAAGAAACAGCGCCAGATGGTGCAGGATGCCCTGAACCGCTGGTGGTGGCCCACCCTGATGATGGCCGGGCCCCACGACACCGACTCCGCCCACACCCCCCTCCTTCTCCGCTGGGGCATCAAGACCAAGACCAACGACCAGGTGCGCCAGGAGTTCCTGAACGAGCATGTCCCCGAGCTCTTGGACGCTGGGCTTACCATCCCCGACCCCGACCTCCGCTACGACGAGAAGACGGGCAACTGGATCCACGGGCCCATCCCCTGGGATGAGTTCTGGAAGGTGATCAACGGGGAAGGCCCCATGAACCGGCACCGGCTCATGGCCAGGAGAAGGGCCCACGAGGAGGGCCGTTGGGTGCGGGAGGCCCTCGAGGCCTACGGTAAGCGCCGCCTGGCCCAGGCCGCGGATTAG
- a CDS encoding phenylacetic acid degradation protein, producing MWGTEWPRFEVIKQDTQASPPQMVGSVHAADPEHALLVARHVFVRRPSAYALFVAPAEAFFHVSQEGLKDLKPSRREGGSEEPYWVFAKRSHRRSMVYGDLVGRFLAQGPEDAVAQALLQAQGVAFWAVPERLVVGTEPTEEVVESWFAPAKEKTYRLQSYYGLITAKGVENA from the coding sequence ATGTGGGGAACCGAGTGGCCCCGGTTTGAGGTGATCAAGCAGGACACCCAGGCAAGCCCCCCCCAGATGGTGGGCTCCGTACACGCCGCTGACCCGGAGCACGCCCTCTTGGTGGCCCGGCACGTGTTCGTGCGGCGCCCCTCCGCCTACGCCCTTTTCGTGGCCCCGGCCGAAGCCTTCTTTCACGTTTCCCAGGAGGGCCTAAAGGATCTGAAGCCCAGCAGGAGGGAGGGAGGAAGCGAAGAACCCTACTGGGTCTTTGCCAAGCGGAGCCACCGCCGGAGCATGGTCTACGGGGACCTGGTAGGCCGCTTCCTGGCGCAAGGCCCGGAGGATGCCGTAGCCCAAGCCCTCCTGCAGGCCCAAGGGGTGGCCTTCTGGGCGGTTCCCGAACGGTTGGTGGTGGGGACCGAACCCACGGAGGAAGTGGTGGAAAGCTGGTTCGCCCCGGCCAAGGAAAAGACCTACCGCCTGCAAAGCTACTACGGGCTCATCACCGCCAAGGGGGTGGAGAATGCTTGA
- the paaC gene encoding 1,2-phenylacetyl-CoA epoxidase subunit PaaC yields MLEAYLKDALVARLTAWADDEVVLAQRLSEWVGHAPILEEDIAIANLAQDELGHAKVWLELRQELDGSDPDRLVYFRDPLEFQNAVLVELPKGDWAFTMVRQYLFDAYENLWLKEATRSTYPPLAEAASRILKEERFHLKHSSLWVERLGQGTEESHRRAQEALETLFPYVRQLFQPLPGDEALVEARVVPDLKALEAPYLEEVTAHLVRSGLRPPEGGYVPKSRQEHTEYLWSLLAEMQSVARWDPEAKAW; encoded by the coding sequence ATGCTTGAGGCCTACCTGAAGGACGCCCTGGTGGCCCGGCTCACCGCCTGGGCCGACGATGAGGTGGTCCTGGCCCAGCGGCTTTCCGAGTGGGTGGGGCATGCCCCCATCCTCGAGGAGGATATCGCCATCGCCAACCTGGCCCAGGATGAGCTGGGCCACGCCAAGGTCTGGTTGGAGCTCCGGCAGGAGCTGGACGGCTCCGACCCCGACCGCCTGGTCTACTTCCGCGATCCCCTGGAGTTCCAAAACGCCGTCCTGGTGGAGCTGCCCAAGGGAGACTGGGCCTTCACCATGGTGCGGCAGTACCTCTTTGACGCCTACGAGAACCTCTGGCTTAAGGAGGCGACCCGGAGCACCTACCCCCCCCTGGCCGAGGCGGCAAGCCGCATCCTAAAGGAGGAGAGGTTCCACCTGAAGCACTCTTCCCTCTGGGTGGAGCGCCTGGGCCAGGGCACGGAGGAATCCCACCGCCGGGCGCAAGAGGCTTTGGAAACCCTCTTCCCCTACGTTCGCCAGCTCTTCCAGCCTCTCCCCGGGGACGAGGCCCTGGTGGAGGCAAGGGTGGTACCGGATCTCAAGGCCCTTGAAGCCCCCTACCTGGAGGAGGTAACCGCCCACCTGGTGCGCTCGGGCCTAAGGCCGCCTGAGGGAGGGTACGTGCCCAAAAGCCGCCAGGAGCATACGGAGTACCTCTGGTCCCTCCTCGCGGAGATGCAGTCCGTGGCCCGCTGGGACCCGGAGGCCAAAGCATGGTAG
- the paaD gene encoding 1,2-phenylacetyl-CoA epoxidase subunit PaaD, translated as MVERYWEALKGVKDPEIPVLNIVEMGMVLGVEAEGEKVRVRFRPTFSGCPAIRLIREEIEKALREAGAKEVEVVEARAPWSTEDMAEEARRKLLGYGVAPPLPLPLAGKDPPCPRCGSQEVVLKNTFGATLCKMLYQCAACGEVFEAFKTV; from the coding sequence ATGGTAGAGCGGTACTGGGAAGCCCTAAAAGGGGTTAAGGACCCGGAGATCCCCGTCCTCAACATCGTGGAGATGGGGATGGTCCTGGGGGTGGAGGCGGAAGGGGAAAAGGTCAGGGTCCGCTTCCGCCCCACCTTTTCCGGCTGCCCTGCCATACGGCTCATCCGCGAAGAGATCGAAAAGGCCCTGCGGGAGGCAGGAGCCAAGGAGGTGGAGGTGGTGGAGGCCAGGGCCCCCTGGAGCACCGAGGACATGGCCGAGGAAGCCCGAAGGAAGCTCCTGGGTTACGGCGTGGCTCCACCCCTCCCCCTTCCCCTGGCGGGGAAGGATCCCCCCTGCCCCCGGTGCGGAAGCCAGGAGGTGGTCCTCAAGAACACCTTTGGGGCCACCCTGTGCAAGATGCTCTACCAGTGCGCTGCCTGCGGGGAGGTTTTTGAGGCCTTTAAGACCGTCT